In the genome of Streptomyces sp. Q6, the window CCTTGACGCTCTCGCCGCGGTACGCGTCCGGGATGCCGACGACGGCCGCCTCGCGGACCGCGGGGTGCGTGTAGAGGACGTCCTCGACCTCACGCGGCCACACCTTGAAGCCGGACGCGTTGATCATGTCCTTCTTGCGGTCGACGACGTACAGCCAGCCGTTCGCGTCCATGAAGCCGATGTCGCCGGTGCGCAGCTCGCCGTCGGGGAAGGCCTCGGCGGTGGCGTCGGGGCGGCGCCAGTAGCCGGGCACGACCTGCGGGCCGCGGACCGCGATCTCGCCCTGTTCGCCGAAGGGCACGTCGTCGCCGAGGTCGTCGACGATGCGGACGACCGAGTCGGGGCCGGGGACACCGACCGCGAGGGTGCCCGAGACCGGGTCGACGGGCGCCTCGACCCCCGGCGGCACGGACGCGCAGGGCGCGGTGCACTCGGTGAGTCCGTAGCCGTTGTGGATGTACGGGCCGAACGCGTCGCGGAACTTCTCGACCAGCGCGGGCGGCACCGGGGCGCCGCCGGAGGAGATCGACGAGAACGACGCGAAGTGCTCGCGGGTCGCCTGCGGCTGGGCGGCGAGGGCCATGAACGCGGTGGACGGGCCGACCGTGTAGGCGGGCCGGTGCTCGGCGAACGCGTCCAGGACGACGCCCGGCTCGAAGCGGTAGGCGAGGGCGAGCGTGCCCGCGTTGGCGAAGGAGGCGACGAGTTCGCAGACCATGCCGGTGATGTGGAAGAGCGGCGCGAGCGCGAAGTAGGTGGCGCCTTCGGGCAGGCCGAGGCCGGTGCGCTGGCGTTCCGCGTTGTACGTGATGTTGCCGTGCAGGTTGGTGGCGCCCTTCGGGGTGCCGCTCGTGCCGGAGGTGTAGCTGATGAGCGCGATGTCGGCGGCGGCGGGCTCCCGGTCGTCGGGGGTCTTGTGGCCCGCGCGGGCCACGCGCACGAGGTCGTCGGCGTCGGTGGCCTCTGGGGTGACCCGCGCGAAGTTCAGGACCCGCTCGTCGCCGCGCGTCTGGAGGTCGAGTTCGCAGGCGGTGAGCACGATCCGTACGGGTGAGTCGGCGGCCGTCTCGCGCAGGTACGCCTCCCAGGCCCGGTCGGAGCAGACCAGCGCGGTCACCTCGGCGTCGTGCAGGACGTGCCCGACCTCACCCGACTTGTACATCGGGTTCACGGGGACGACGACGGCGCCGGCCTTGAACGCGCCGAGCAGGGCGAGCACGAAGTGCGGCGAGTTCTGCAGCATGATCGCGACGCGGTCGCCGCGCTCCAGGCCGCGAGCGGCGAGGTGACCGGCCACGGAGTCGGAGAGGGCGTCGACCTCCGCGTAGGTCAGGCGGCCGTCGAAGTACGCGAGGGCGGTGCGGTCGGGGGCGCGGCGCACCGCGTCGGCGAAGGCGTGGACGACGGTGGGCGCGGGGTCCACCGGGGCCTTCTGCGCGTCGTTGAGGACGCCGAGCCAGGGCCGGGCCGCGTAGATCGATTCCTGGGTGGTGTCGCTCACCGGGCCGCCTCCCACTTCTGCTGGATGTGGTTCATGTTCGACAGCCAGCGGTCGGGCTGGGCGGCGCGGGCCGCGTAGTACCCGGCGACCTCGGGGTGCGGCAGGATCAGGAAGCGGTCCTCGGCGATCCCCGCGAAGAGGGCCTCGGCGACGTCCTCGGGGTCGATCGCGGTCGGCGCGAGCACCAGGTCACCGGCGGAGCCCGCCGCGGTCAGCATGTCGGTGCGCACGCCCTGCGGACAGATGGCGTGGACCTTGATCCCGCGGTGCCGGTACGTGAGCGAGAGCCACTCGGCGAAGGCGTACGCGCCGTGCTTGGTGACGCTGTACGGGGCGGCGCCGACCATGGTGAGCAGGCCCGCGGCCGAGACGGTGGAGACGAAGCGGCCGCTGCCGCGCTCCAGCCAGCCGGGGATCAGCGCGTGCGCGGCGCGGACGTGCGCCATCACGTTCACGTCCCAGGCCGCGGCCCACACCTGCTCGTCGGCGGCCTCGGTGCCGCCGGAGGCGAGGCCGGCGTTGGCGCAGTAGACGTCGACGGTGCCGCCGAGGGCGTCCCGGGCCTCCTCGATGATCGCGGAGGCGTCACCGGGGACGGCCGTGGCGCCGAGCTCGTCGGCGACGGCCTTCGCCTTGTCGGCGTCCAGGTCGTTGACGACGACGCGGGCTCCGGCGGCCGCGAATCTGCGGGCGATGGCGGCTCCGATGCCGCCCCCGGCGCCCGTGACGACGACTGACTGCCCCTGCACACTCTCCACCATCGGTCTCCTTCGACACGATTTCGGCTTCGGCTTCGGCTCTGCCCGGTTTCGGCTCGGCCCCGACCTCGCCGCAACGGCTCCGGCTGCCTCAGCAGACTAACCAGTCGGTATGTCGCCGGGGAAGAGGTTCCGGGAGGCGATCACCGCCGGGTTCGTTCCGCGACGCGGGCGGGGGCGCTAGCGTGCATGACCATGCCAGTTCCGGTGATCACGGAGGTATCTGCATGAGCGTGTCGAGACGGGTCCTGCTCGCGGCGAGCGCGGGGGCGGGTGTCGTGGGCGCACTGAGCTCGGGGGGCTCCGCGGCCGCGGCCTCCGCCCCCGAGGGGCGGCCCCTGCGGACCGGGTTCGAGCGGCTCGCGGCCGACGGGTACGCGCTGCTCGACGGCCAGAAGGTCGGCGTCGTCACCAACCCGACCGGCGTCACCCGCGACGTCCGGCACATCGTGGACGTGATGCACGGCGACGAACGCGTCGACCTGAAGGCCGTGTTCGGGCCCGAGCACGGGTTCCGCGGCACGGCGCAGGCGGGCGGTTCGGAGGGCCGCTACGACGATCCGGCGACCGGACTGCCCGTCTACGACACGTACTTGAAGAGCGGGCAGCCGCTCGCCGACATCTTCACGGCGTCCGGCGTGGACACGATCGTCTTCGACATCCAGGACGTGGGCGCCCGCTTCTACACGTACATCTGGACGCTGTACGACTGCATGGAGGCGGCGCAGCTCGCGGGCAAGAAGTTCGTGGTCCTCGACCGGCCGAACCCGGTGACGGGCCGCAACGCCTACGGTCCCGTCCTGCACAAGGAGTTCGCGACCTTCGTCGGACGCAGGGAGATCTCCCAGGCGCACGGCATGACGGTCACGGAGCTGGCCCGCCTCTTCAACGGCGAGTACCTCACGCACCCGGTCGAGCTGGCCACGGTCACGATGACGGGCTGGAAGCGGCGCGACTTCTACGACGTGTCGGCGCTGCCGTGGGTGCCGCCGAGCCCCAACATGCCCACCCCGGACACCGCGTTGGTGTACTCGGGGACCTGTCTCTTCGAGGGCACGAACCTCTCCGAGGGGCGCGGCACGACCCGCCCCTTCGAACTCCTCGGCGCCGAGGGCATCGACGCGCGCTGGGCGGCGAAGGCCAATGAACTCGCCCTGACCGGTGTGCACTTCAGGGAGGCGTACTTCGCGCCGACGTTCTCCAAGTTCCAGGGCAAGACGGTCGGCGGGGTCCAGATCCACGTCGACGACCGCGACGCCTTCGACCCGGTCCGCACCGGCATCGCCCTGCTGGTGACCGCCAAGTCGGCCTGGAGCGGCTTCGCCTGGCGTTCGGACAACTGGATCGACAAGCTCACCGGGTCGACGCAGGTGCGGACGATGATCGACGCGGGCGCGTCGACGGACGAGGTCGTGGCGGGCTGGCAGGCGGAGCTGGCCGCGTTCAGGGACGTGCGGCGCCGGTACCTCACGTACAAGTAGGCGCGAGACACCGGCGGCCGGGCTGGATTCCTCTCGATGCGCGTGGATCCGTACCGAGCCGCACCGACCCGTACCGACCCGCATCCATCCACATCGATCCGTGTCTCGATATCCGGGACGCTCGTCCCAGAATATTGACTGGACAGTACACGGACAATCAGAGTCGGCTCGTGCTCAAAGACGACTCAACCAGGGAAGACGCCTCCGCCGGCGCGGCGCGGGCTCGGCCGGACCAGCCGGAGAGCCTGCGCCGCGTGGCCGTGGCGAGTTTCATCGGGACCGCCATCGAGTTCTACGACTTCTACGTCTACGGAACGGCCGCGGCCCTCGTCCTGAACGCCGCGTTCTTCCCGAACCTCTCGTCCCTCAACGCCACTCTCGCCTCGTTCTCGACGTACGCCGTCGCGTTCGCGGCCCGCCCGATCGGCTCGCTGGTCTTCGGCCACTTCGGCGACCGGATCGGCCGCAAGTCGGTGCTGGTGGCGTCGCTGCTCCTGATGGGCCTGTCGACGGCGTGCGTCGGACTGCTGCCCGGCTACGACACGTGGGGGGTGTGGGCGCCGATCCTGCTGGTGCTGCTGCGTTTCCTTCAGGGCGTCGGGCTCGGCGGCGAGTGGGGCGGCGCGGCACTGCTCGCGGTCGAGCACGCGCCGCGCGGCAAGCGCGGCATGTTCGCGGCGTTCCCCCAACTCGGCCCGTCCGTCGGCTTCTTCGCGGCGACCGGCATCTTCTGGCTGCTCTCGGAGTCGCTGTCGGACGACGCCTTCCAGGCGTGGGGCTGGCGCATCCCGTTCCTGCTGTCCTTCCTGCTGGTCGCGGTCGGTCTGTTCGTCCGCCTGAAGATCAGCGAGACACCGGTCTTCGCCAAGGTGATGGAGGATCAGGAGGCCAGCAAGGCACCGGCGTTGGAGGTGTTCAAGCGCCACCCCAAGGAGATCCTGCTCGGCGCGGGCGGCATGATCGTCGCCTATGGCCTCTTCTACACGGCCACCACGTACTGCCTCGCCTACGGGACGAAGACGCTGGGCGTGCCACGCTCGACGATGCTCGCGGTGTCGCTCGTCGCCTGTCTGTTCCTGGCGGCCGGCACCTGGCTCGCGGCCACCCGCTCGGACGCCGGCGGCCGCCGCCGGATGGTCCTCGTGGGCTCCGGCCTCGCGGTCGTCTGGGGTCTGGCCCTGTTCCCGCTGATGGACACCGAGCAGCCCGCGCTCATCGCGCTCGCGCTCGGCGGCGCCCTGTTCTGCATGGGCGTGGTGTACGGCCCGATGGGCGCGTACCTGCCGGAGCTGTTCGGGGTGCGCGTGCGCTACTCCGGGGCCTCGTTCGCGTACAACCTGGGCGGTGTGCTGGGCGGCGCGGTGGCGCCGCTGGTGGCGACGCGACTCCAGAGCGCGTTCGGGTCGTCGTCGGTGGGCTGGTACGTGAGCGCGATGGCGGTCGTGTCGCTGCTGTGCGTGCTGGCGCTGCCGGAGACGCGGGAGCGCGAACTGGGCTGAGCCGCGCGCCATTTGGGCCCTCCGGGCGTATGGCCAACCCCCGGGCACGGCGGGACGATGCGGCACACGCTCGACGCCTACCACGGGGGTTGGCCATGGCCGCGGCACCGGAAGTCCGGGTACGTCCCTACTGGGAGCTGATGCTCGACGCCGACGGGGATCCCGAGTCCGGTCGCCGCGACCGGCTGCTGCGCGAGGTGCGCGAGCGCGGCGTGCGGGACCTGGTCGTGTTCGCGCACGGCTGGAACAACGACCGGTCGATGGCGACCCGCCTCTACGACCTCTTCTTCGCGCCGTTCCCCTCGCTGGCACCGGACGCCCACCTCGGGTACGTGGGGGTGCTGTGGCCGTCGATGCGGTTCACGGACGAACACATCCCGGACTTCGACCCGTCCGCGGTGGCGGCGCGGCCGGTGACGCCGCGCACGACGCTCGACCAGGGCACCCGGCACGCGCTCGGCGCGACGTTCCCCCACAGCGCGACGGTCGTCGACCATCTGGCGAAGCTCCTGGAGCAACAGCCGGAGCGGCGCGAGGCGTTCGACGAGTTCGGGGGTCTCGTACGGCAGCTCGTCGGCATCCGGGCGGTCGCCTTCGGCGCGGACACGACCGAGGAGGAGTCGGCGAACACGGCGCCCGCGATGCTCCAGGAGAACACCCGCGACATCTGCCTCCGGTTCGCCGACGCGCTGGAGGCGACGGCGGACGCCGCGGCGCTGCGGCTGCCCGGCGGCCTGTCCCGGGCCTGGAAGGGCGGCCACGAACTCCTGCGCCAGGCGACGTACTTCGCGATGAAGAGGCGTGCGGGCAGGGTGGGCCAGAAGGGCCTCGGCCCGGTCCTCGGCCGTCTCGCGGCCGAGGCGCCGGACGTGCGCGTGCACCTGGTGGGGCACAGCTTCGGCGCGCGCCTCGTGTCGTTCGCCCTCGCCGGTCTGCCGGACACCGCCCGCAACGTGCGGTCCGTGACACTCCTCCAGGGAGCCTTCTCGCACTACGCGTTCGCCGAGCGCGGCGCGCTCAAGGGGCGACAGCGGCGAATCCAGGGCCCGTTGGTGGCGTGCTATTCGCGCTTCGACACCGCGCTCGGCACGATGTACCCGCTGGCGTCCCGGCTGGCCGGTGACGACGCGGGCGCCCTCGACCTCGGCGTCCGCTGGGGCGCCCTGGGCTTCGACGGCATCCAGGACGTACCGGGCTCGGTCCGCTCCACCCTGGCCGGCGTGCTGCGGGACGGGGTGCCGCACGCGGGGTGCGTGAGCGTCGACGCGGCGTCCGTGGTCCGCCACGGGCCCCCGCCGTCGGGGGCCCACAGCGACATCTGCCACGAGGAACTGGCCCGGATCGTGCTCGGAGCGGGACGGGTGACCCCGTAGGGACGGCCCGCCCCGCCCTGGTGCGCTACCGGTGGCTGGGGAACTCCACCACCTGCTGATACGTCGGCCGGTTCTGCCACTGCATCGACCGGTGGGTGATCCCGCCGAGCGCCCGGTGGACGATGGTGTCCGCGCACCACTGGTCGCCCGCCTTGCAGGTGTCGTCCCCGGGGTAGACCTCCGTGGCCGGCTTCGCGACGGCTTCGGTCAGCGAGGCGAGCAGCGTGTCGCGGCACGCGGAGAGGTCGCCCGCACCGCAGTACCGTGCCCCGAGCTCACCGCGGACCGGCTGTCCGAGCACCGCCCGCAGATCCTTGTCGACGTAGCCCCACCAGCCGTACTGGAACGCCGACCCGGCGTGCGAGCCGGTCGGGCCGTGCCCGGCGGACGGCGCCTCGTCGACGCTCAGCTGACCGGTGAGCGCCGTGTACAGGCCGGTCCCGAGTCCCGGCTCGAACTCGGCTTTCACGAGCAGCGGCCACCAGGCGTCCATGATGCGTACGGCGTCCGGGTGCGCGTAGGTCTTCGACCCGGCCGACGTCTGGTTGCGCTGCGCCCCGGCCTTGCGCCAGGCCTCCAGCTGCTCGACCGCCTTGGCGAGTTGCGGGTCGTCGACGGGCTTGCTGCGGATGACCTTGAGGATCTCCGGGAGCACCTGCTCGCCGCGCAGGTCCGTCACCGCCGCTTCCTCCATGGCCTGGGTGAGCGAGGCCCGGGTGACCCCGCCCTCGGCCGTGAGCTTCTTGACGCGGTCGTCGAGGAGGTTGCCGCGATGGACCGCGCCCAGGCTGAAGTTGGCCGCGGTGAAGCCCTTGGCCTGTTTGTTGTTCCAGGAGATGTAGTAGTCCTGGTTCGTGGAGTTCGGGTGCTCGGCCGCGGGCGTGTAGGCCGCCGTGTTGTCGGCCGGATCGAAGTCCCGCCACTCATAGGCCTGTTCGCCCTTGACCGGCAGCGACATGTCGACGTCCGTCGCCCGTACCGGGTTGGAGCCGCTGTTGTAGTACGCGATGTCGCGCGAGTCGGCGTAGAACCAGTTGAAGGCGTAGCTGATGTGCTGTGCCGCCTTCTTGAACGACGAGGCGTCCGTGACGTACGACGGGTCGTTCAGCATCTGGAAGCCGATGATGGAGTCGGCCTCGTGCCGGTACGTGGAGCGCAGCGCCGTGTACGCGACCGGTTCGCCGTCGACCGTGGCGCGGTGGGTGACGATGCCGTACTTCGTGCGGAAGACCTGCATCCGGTAGGAGCCCGCGGCCGTGGAGTCGGCGACGGTGGGCTTCCACGCGTTCGTCCGCTCCATCTTCTCCATGGGAGTGCAGGTGCCTCGGTACAGGTACGACGTGGACCGCTTCGTCGGGGCTCCGCCGCCGGGCTCGCACAGCTGGACCGCGTACGTGTCGGTGATGTCCTGCCCCGCCGAGGTCGCCGACCAGGCGTAGTCCTGGCCGCGGCCCAGCTGGATGTACATGCCGACGCCGGCGAAGGAGACGCCGCGCGCGCTGATGCCGGGCCCTTGCAGCTCCTGCATCATCAGGAGCTGGGGCGCGAAGTAGCCGGTCTGCGGGCCGAACACGGCGACCGGGTGGCCGGACGCGGTGTGCGCGCCGGAGACGAGGAGGGCGTTCGACATGCCCTTCTTGGAGGCCGTGTCCGTGAAGAGGTCGGAGGGGAGCACCCCGTCGTCGTACATGCCCTGGAGCGGCTTGAGCCGCGACGGCGCCTCGACCGGGGCCTTCTTCCCGGTGACCGCGGAGCCGGTGCGGTCGTACACGAGGGGTTCGCGCTCGACCGATCCCCGGTCGGGCAGCGCCCGGCCGCGCGCGTCCTTCGGCTTGGTGCCGTAGGGGAAGCTCGTGCCGTCGTGGACGGTGGTGACGGCCTCGGGGTCGTCGCGGCCGCGGAACGACTCCCAGACCTGGGTGCCCTTCTCGACGCCGTACTTCTCCTGGGACGCGAGGAGCGAGAGGGCCGCGTCGACCTCTCCCCCGCCGCCGTTGCCGAAGAGTCCGCCCACCACCGATGCGAGGGCGATCATGTCGGTCACCTTGAACGGCTGGATCTCGCCCACGTTCGTGATCGCGTCGATCTTGCCGGTGAGGACGTACTCGCCCGGGAAGTAGCGGCCGTTCTTGGACTTCACGCGGTAGGCGTTGAGGCCGTCGATGTAGGCCTGCGCGTCCTCCATGGCCTGCTTGCCGCGGGCCCCGCCGGACGTCCTGATGTAGTCGACCTGCTTCTGGAGATCCTCCTCGGTGTACGGGGCCTGCGGCCAGAACTCCTGCTCGAGTCCCTGGTTCGCGAGGGCGCCGCCGGCGAAGGACGTCAGCTCGCCGCGGCCGATGTGCCGGAACAGGTCGATCAGCCAGAGGCGGTCCTGACCTGCGGCGTAGCCGGCGCCGAACTCGGTTCCGTAGCGCGTGGAACCTTTGATGTGGGGTACGCCGTTCTTCTTGTCACGGGTGATCGTCACATCGTCGCGGGGGCGGGTGACGGAGCCCACCGCATCGTCGGGGACGCCGAAGGAGGAGTCGTTGAAGAATTTCGTGAGTGTGTCGTCCGTGAGTGAGGGATACCCGGACGACAGCGCGTCGTAGGGACCGAGCTGGTCGTCGGCGTGTGCGGGCTGGGTACCGAACAGCTTGTTGCCGAGGATCTCGGCGAGGGTGGCGCTGCCGTTCGCACCGGGCGGCAGGATGTCCGCGCACTGCCCCTCGCAGTGGTCGGACACGGGTACGGGTACGGGATCGTCGGCGGCCGTGGCCGTCGACAGCGGAGAAAGCAGTCCGGCGGTGAGCAACAGGGCCGCCGTGGCCGTAAGTCTCCTGTGCAGGGTGGTTCGTGGGATGCGTCGTCGCATGCCTGGTCCTCCCGACGATGGTGAGCCGGAGGTTACCGGCGGTTATCGAACGACAGAAGATGAACATGCGTCACGTTTTCGGAATCACCACAGGGAACACTCAGGGACTCCCCGGCCTCAGAAGAGTCCGGTAATGACCCCCATCGGAAATCGGATGGGACCGACCGGCCTTCTGAGGGATCCGAATCGCGTGTCGATACGTCTACTCGGCAACGTCGCTTCATGGCTGCGGCGACGCCGACGTACGTGTGACGGAGGTGCAGGGCGATGGCTGGATTCCGGAGTCTGGCAAGACAGGTGCGCGATCCACTGAGCGATCTGGCACTGCGGCGGTACTCGCTGCGCAAGTGCCTGGAGAGGTTTGCCCCCTACGGTCATCGGGCGACCTGGGACCATCTCTGCTCCCGGGCGGGGTTCGGACCCGAGGACCGCTCACCCGACCCGGCCCGCCTGGTGGCGGCGCTGGAGGAGCTCGAAGAGGCGCGGGCCGTCTGGCTCGCGTACGAAGTCGCCTTCGCGGAGCGCAGGCGCAAGGAGAAGCACGACGGGCTGCGCCGCCCGGGCACGGTGGACGACTGGCACCGGCTGACCTGGGGCGGCTTCGGTGTCGCCTGGTGCGACGACCCGTCGGTGCACCCCACCGAGTCGCTGGCCGAAGTGCTGCGGCGGCTCATCGCGGCCCTGGAGCGCGAACCGGGCGCGTGCTGCCCGGTGTGCGCGGACAGCGGTCTCGTCTGGAAGCACGACCTGGCGCACGAACCGTCGTCGGGCCCCGTCTGCACCCACTGCGGCATCGTCGTGCCGCGGCCCGTCCTCACCCCCGCGGCCCTGGCGGACGCCAGGCGCGCGCGGGATCTGGTCTCGGTATAGCGCGACGGGGGTGCGGCCGATCACCGGCGCACCCCCGGATTCAGGGCGTCACCCCGGGATGTGCTCCAGGCGCTGCCGGTTGAGCAGGTACGCCGGCAGATACGGCTGGTCGGTGCGGACCGGGAACTCCATGTCGTACGCCAGGCAGGCCAGGGCGAGCGGCCCGAGGGCCACATGGGCGCGCGGCGCCGCCGAGTCGCCCCAGTAACTCCCGTGCTGCGCCAGGGCTTCCGTGAGGACGTCGGCGAACGCCTCGTGGTCCCCGGTGAGCATCCGGTGAAAGAGTGCGACGGGCTGGTAGTCGACGGAGTTCAGGAAGTCCTTCGGCGCGAGCGTCACGGTGTCCGGGTGCGAGGTCTCCATCGTGGTGACCAGTTTCGCCACGATGTCGTCCAGTGCGCTGCTGTTCCAGTAGCTCTGGAGGACGTCGACCCAGTGGAGCACGTAGTCGTCGACGGGACCGTCCCCGCGCAGCGCGTCGAGCGGCACCTCGCACAGGCGCTGCGTGCGGTCCCGCTCGCGGGTCACCAGGGTGAGGTAGAAGGCGTCGAGCCAGGCGCGGGCGTCGCCGTGGACCTCGGGTCCGGCGGCGGGGACGGTCAACCGCCGCTCTTCCAGCGGGACGTCGACCGCTTTGGTCTGTGTGAACAGGGCGGTGCCGAGCTGGAGCGCGGCGACCCACGCGTCCCATGTCTCCACCCGGTCGGCGCGGGGGTCGGCGGCGGCGTGCGCGTGACTGAGGGCGACGGCCGACGCGAAGGCGTCCGGCAGGTCCTCGGGCCGGTCGTCCAGTCCGCTGATCAACTCGGCGGTGGCGTCGGTGAGTTCCTCGATGCCCCTGGCGGCGGTGGTCGTCGAGGCGAGGCGCCCGGCCCGGTCGAGGCCGCGCAGCGCCTTCAGGATGTCGACGAGCGCGGCCGGCGGCTCCTGCGCGAAGGCGCGGGCCTCGTGGTCGACGGCGGTGAGTGAGGTGAGGCGCCCCCCGTGCCACCAGTACACGCGCGGCGAGAGCGATCCCGGGCCGTCCTGGTGGGCGCGGAAGGCGTACGTGGCCAGGTCGTTGACGGCGTCGGCCGCGCTGCCGTCGACGATCGGGTGGAACGCGAGCAGGTGCCGGGTGGGGACGACGACGAGCGCGCCGGCCTCCGGCATGCGGCGGCCGGTGACCTCGGCGACCACCTCCGGCAGCACGAGTGCCTTGCTGGACACGAACGGGGAGTCGCCGTACACGGAGTACAGCACGGGGTGCCCGTCGAGCCTGACCTCCTCGGAGCGCATGGGCGCGCGGACCAGGTTGCGCCGCGCGGCGGCCCACAGCTCGTCGGCCCCGGCCCGCGCCACGTCCTCGTCGGTCAACAGCCGTACGGAGGTGGGGGCGTCCAGCGCGAGGGCGAGGTGGAGGCCGTCGGCGACGCCGCGCAGGTAGCCGAACCCGGCCGCCGCGTCGGCGGCCGACAGGGTGCCCGGAGCGACCAGGCGCAGGCAGGTGCGCGCGAGCAACTCCTCGGCGCTCTCGCCTCCTTGGGATGCCTCGGCCAGGCTGTCGAAGTGCGCGTCGACCAGTTCGGGCCAGTGCTCCTCGGGTGCGGCGGCGCACGACTGCGCCAGGTTCGTCAGCGGGTGGCGGCGGCCGTCGGCCTCCGCCGTGTCGCCGACGACCGTGGGGCGGGTGCCCGTGCGGCTGTGCAGGTGGTCGGTGACGAGGCCGCGCAGGCGGTCGGCCTGTGCGCCGGTGAGCAGGGGCAGGTGCGGGTCGGGCGCGTCGTGTGCTGTCACGCCCCCGACTCTACGAGGCGCGCCTCCAGCGCGGCGGCGTCCGCCAGGAACCACAGCGCGCGGCCGCGGTTGCTCTCCCGTACGAAGTCGCGCAGTGCCGTGCCGGCGGCGGTCTCGGCGGTGATGTCGCCGAGAACGGCAAGACCCATACGGTAGTTGACGAACTTCTGCGCGACGTCCCCGGCGACGCGGGTGCGCAGCCGGAAGAACTCCTCGCCGCAGCGCTCGGCGGGGACGGCGACCCAGGCGGCGCCCTGATATCCGGCGTCGCCGATGAGGTCGAGCGCGGCCCGCTCGCTGTCCAGTTTCGGCCCGTGGGACGAGCAGAACAGGACGGGCACGCCCGCCAACTCCTTGAGCTCGACGGTGGGTTCGGGTTCGGTGCCGGTCATCGGGTGTCCTTCACGAGCGTGTCGACGATTCTCAGGAGTTCGGCGGCCTCGGCGAGCCCGCCGAGCACGATGATCTTCAGCACGGCGCGGTGCTCGTCGTAGACGCTCTCGACGCGCAACGGGCCGCCGGCGCGCCCGCCACTGGTGCTGTTCGCGGTGGCGACGACCGTGTTGGCGAGCCGCATCGCGGCCTGCGGGTCCACTCCGTCGACCTGGACGATGACGGACACCTCGGCGTGCGGGCCGCCGCTCGCGCCGGGAGCGTCCGGCGTGCCGGTGAAGGCGGCGAGGTCCTCGCGCGTGACGCGGTACCGGCGGCCGACCTGGGCGGCCTTGAGGCGGCCGTCGCGGACGTAGCCGCGGACCGTGCGCACGTGCAGGCCGAGCAGATCGGCG includes:
- a CDS encoding class I adenylate-forming enzyme family protein, which gives rise to MGGGPVSDTTQESIYAARPWLGVLNDAQKAPVDPAPTVVHAFADAVRRAPDRTALAYFDGRLTYAEVDALSDSVAGHLAARGLERGDRVAIMLQNSPHFVLALLGAFKAGAVVVPVNPMYKSGEVGHVLHDAEVTALVCSDRAWEAYLRETAADSPVRIVLTACELDLQTRGDERVLNFARVTPEATDADDLVRVARAGHKTPDDREPAAADIALISYTSGTSGTPKGATNLHGNITYNAERQRTGLGLPEGATYFALAPLFHITGMVCELVASFANAGTLALAYRFEPGVVLDAFAEHRPAYTVGPSTAFMALAAQPQATREHFASFSSISSGGAPVPPALVEKFRDAFGPYIHNGYGLTECTAPCASVPPGVEAPVDPVSGTLAVGVPGPDSVVRIVDDLGDDVPFGEQGEIAVRGPQVVPGYWRRPDATAEAFPDGELRTGDIGFMDANGWLYVVDRKKDMINASGFKVWPREVEDVLYTHPAVREAAVVGIPDAYRGESVKAYVSLRPGADASPEELSAYCKERLAAYKYPREVEVLRELPKTASGKILRRELRSPAQA
- a CDS encoding SDR family oxidoreductase encodes the protein MVESVQGQSVVVTGAGGGIGAAIARRFAAAGARVVVNDLDADKAKAVADELGATAVPGDASAIIEEARDALGGTVDVYCANAGLASGGTEAADEQVWAAAWDVNVMAHVRAAHALIPGWLERGSGRFVSTVSAAGLLTMVGAAPYSVTKHGAYAFAEWLSLTYRHRGIKVHAICPQGVRTDMLTAAGSAGDLVLAPTAIDPEDVAEALFAGIAEDRFLILPHPEVAGYYAARAAQPDRWLSNMNHIQQKWEAAR
- a CDS encoding DUF1343 domain-containing protein, coding for MSVSRRVLLAASAGAGVVGALSSGGSAAAASAPEGRPLRTGFERLAADGYALLDGQKVGVVTNPTGVTRDVRHIVDVMHGDERVDLKAVFGPEHGFRGTAQAGGSEGRYDDPATGLPVYDTYLKSGQPLADIFTASGVDTIVFDIQDVGARFYTYIWTLYDCMEAAQLAGKKFVVLDRPNPVTGRNAYGPVLHKEFATFVGRREISQAHGMTVTELARLFNGEYLTHPVELATVTMTGWKRRDFYDVSALPWVPPSPNMPTPDTALVYSGTCLFEGTNLSEGRGTTRPFELLGAEGIDARWAAKANELALTGVHFREAYFAPTFSKFQGKTVGGVQIHVDDRDAFDPVRTGIALLVTAKSAWSGFAWRSDNWIDKLTGSTQVRTMIDAGASTDEVVAGWQAELAAFRDVRRRYLTYK
- a CDS encoding MFS transporter, whose product is MLKDDSTREDASAGAARARPDQPESLRRVAVASFIGTAIEFYDFYVYGTAAALVLNAAFFPNLSSLNATLASFSTYAVAFAARPIGSLVFGHFGDRIGRKSVLVASLLLMGLSTACVGLLPGYDTWGVWAPILLVLLRFLQGVGLGGEWGGAALLAVEHAPRGKRGMFAAFPQLGPSVGFFAATGIFWLLSESLSDDAFQAWGWRIPFLLSFLLVAVGLFVRLKISETPVFAKVMEDQEASKAPALEVFKRHPKEILLGAGGMIVAYGLFYTATTYCLAYGTKTLGVPRSTMLAVSLVACLFLAAGTWLAATRSDAGGRRRMVLVGSGLAVVWGLALFPLMDTEQPALIALALGGALFCMGVVYGPMGAYLPELFGVRVRYSGASFAYNLGGVLGGAVAPLVATRLQSAFGSSSVGWYVSAMAVVSLLCVLALPETRERELG
- a CDS encoding serine-threonine protein kinase; translated protein: MAAAPEVRVRPYWELMLDADGDPESGRRDRLLREVRERGVRDLVVFAHGWNNDRSMATRLYDLFFAPFPSLAPDAHLGYVGVLWPSMRFTDEHIPDFDPSAVAARPVTPRTTLDQGTRHALGATFPHSATVVDHLAKLLEQQPERREAFDEFGGLVRQLVGIRAVAFGADTTEEESANTAPAMLQENTRDICLRFADALEATADAAALRLPGGLSRAWKGGHELLRQATYFAMKRRAGRVGQKGLGPVLGRLAAEAPDVRVHLVGHSFGARLVSFALAGLPDTARNVRSVTLLQGAFSHYAFAERGALKGRQRRIQGPLVACYSRFDTALGTMYPLASRLAGDDAGALDLGVRWGALGFDGIQDVPGSVRSTLAGVLRDGVPHAGCVSVDAASVVRHGPPPSGAHSDICHEELARIVLGAGRVTP